The segment GGCCTCGGGGACGTGGGCTGGGCGCACGAAAGCCAGCACCCGCGGGCCCCCCACCCCTGTCCACACCGTCATCATGGGGTGGGGGACCCCCAAAttccccccccagggaccccccagcacccgcgGGCCCCCCACCCCTGTCCACACCGTCATCATGGGGTGGGGGACCCCCAAAATCcctccagggaccccccagcacccgcgGACTCCCCACCCCTGTCCACACTGTCATCATGGGGTGGGGAACCCCCAAAttccccccccagggaccccccagcacccgcgGGCCCCCCACCCCTGTCCACACCATCAcacagggctggggacccccagacccccccccaggatccccagggaccccccagcaccccagagattgccccacagccccacaagatcccacccacccccccgacccccccataCCAAGCCCCAGTGCCCCCATAAccccctcccagtcctcccagtacccccccccccccacctcccagtgctcccagttgccGCAACTGGTGCCCACCGAGGCTGAGGTTGAGGATGGCGTCGGGGGTGTCGGggccaggggcgggggggggcaggcggcgCCCCTCACCCCGGCGTTGGGTCTGCTCCAGCGACAGCACCACCCCCCGCTGCTCCACGCGGCTGTGGGGGGGCCCGTCAGTCCCCCCTGGGATGGGGACCCCCACGGGGCAGCTGCaacccccccccgacccccccaggCACTGGATATGGGGTGTAAAATCTGGGGTGTTGCGCCCCCCCTGGCACCTTTTATGGGGTGTGCACCCCCACTGGGCATGGGGAATGAGATTTGGGGTGCTGACCCCCCCACGCATTGGATGCGGGGTCTGAGGtttggggtgcagcccccccaggcATCATTTATGGGGTGCACACCCCCACTGGCCACGTGGACTGTAAGATTTGGggtgctgacccccccccccaggcactGGATACGGGGTCTGAGAtttggggtgcagccccccccacccctccaagcACCCAGCacggggcgctgccccccccccccccaataaccAGATTTGGTGCTGGAATTTTGGGgtactgcccccccccccccgcaccagCGCTCCAATGGGCACCCAGAGGCCCACGGGCCCGtccccccgtgtgtccccccgtgtccccccccccgtgtccccccacctgAGGACGAAGTGGAGGCAGACGATGCCCTCGGGCTGGGCGCTGCGGCTGTTGGCGATGACGGTGGCCTGGGTCTGCGCCCACAGGAACCCCCCGCGCTTGGCCAGGAACCGGTACTGGCTCGTCACCGCCTGCCCCTTGCTCAGCACTGCGGGGGGGGCACCACCCCGTGGGTAACCCGGGGGGGTCGGGGTGCCCCGGGGGGAGAGCCcaaggggggtgctggggtgcccaGGGGGGATATGGAGGTGCCCAGAGGTGCCCAGAGGGGATGttggggtgcccagggtgggTGTTGGGGTGCCCAGAGGTGCCccaggggggatatgggggtgcccaggggtgccccagggggatatgggggtgcccagggggggATATTGAGGTGCCCAGGGGGAtatgggggtgcccaggggtgccccaggggggatatgggggtgcccaggggggaTATTGAGGTGCCCAGGGGGGATAttggggtgcccagggtgggtgttggggtgcccaggggtgccccaggggggatatgggggtgcccaggggggaTATTGAGGTGCCCAGGGGGATATGGGGGTGCCATGGGGTGCCCAGAGGGGATACTGGCATGCCCAGGGGTGCCCCAGAGGAGAtgttggggtgcccagggagcatattgaggtgcccagggggggtgttggggggttcccaggggtgccccaggggggatatgggggtgcccaggggtgcctCAAGGGGATATTGAGGTGCCCAGAGGTGCCCCAGGGGGATATAGGGGTGTTCAGGGGTGCCAGGGGGGATGTTGGGGTGCCCAGGAGGATGTTGGGGTGCCCAGAGGGGATGTTGGGGTGCCCAGGGGGGTGTTGGGGTTCCCAGGGGTTTGTTGGGGTTCCCAGGAGGACGTTGGGGTGCCCAGGGGGGATGTTGGGGTTCCCAGTGTgccgggggggtgcagggggggatgTTGGGGTGCCCAGGAGGATGTTGGGGTGCCCAGGGGTttgttggggtgcaggggggacgCTGTGATTCCCAGGAGGACGTTGGGGTGCTCAGGGGGGGTGCTGGGGTTcccagggtgccgggggggtgcggggggggatgttggggtgccagggggggtttggggggcactCACGGGTGTGCACGCTCCTGCTGAGGGTGTCGGAGTCGAGCGCGTGGACATACTCGTAGAGGGAGCAGCCGAGCAGCTCCTCGGGGGCGTACCCCGCCACCTCCCCGATCCTGCGCACCCCAACTCAGCCGGGGGGctcccggggagcggggggcgcctcgggggggtgggggtcccctACGGGGTCCTGGGGGGCACTTATGGGGAAAGGGGGACCCCGAGAGGATCTGGGGTGGGTCCTGGGGTGGCCCTAAAGGGTCCTGGGGGGGCTCTTGGGGGTTTGGTGGAGTTGGGGGGGGgccctgtggggtcctggggtgcCCCTAAGGGGTCCTGGGGGGCACTTATGGGGTTGAGGGGGGCCTCAAGAGGGTCTGGGGGGGGGCTCTTGGGGTCCTGGGGTGTCCCTAAAGGGCTTGGGGTGCTGGGTTGGATTGGGGGTGCTGGGGTccagggggtgctggggctcaGGGGGCAGGTTTGGGGTGCTGGTatctggggggggggtgttttggggtgctggTGTCCCagggggtgttttgaggtgctGGGATCCCTGGGGGCTTGTTTTGGGGTGCTGATGCCCCGGGGGGGATGTTTTTTGGGTGCTGAGATCCCCGGGGGGGTGTTTTTGGGGTGCTGGTGCCCCGGGGGGGTGTTTTTGGGGGGCCCCCACCTGTCGTCGCAGTAGGTGAACTTCATGTCCATGGAGTGGCGCGTGAGGACGGTGCCGGAGCCCAGGGGGGTCTCGATGGCCCCCGGGTGGGGAATGGCCTCGCAGATCAGCACCAGGCAGCGCAGGGGGGGGgtcgccccccccggcccccgcgtACGACCGCATGTGCCCCGCGCAGTGCAGCACCTGGGGGGGGACCCCAcggcttggggggggggacaccccagaaGCCCACGGGCCCCCCCGGTGCTGTGTCCCCCTGTCACTGTGTCTCtgctctcccccccccaccctgtcgtgtcccccccccatgtccccccatgtctcCTCTGACCCCCCCAATctccttgtccccatgtccccctcaaGTCTtggccctgtgtcccccccatgtccccccacaccccccaatgtcccccccatgtccttCCATGACCCCCCACAACTCCTCATGTCCCCcgtgtgtccccatgtgtccccctgtcccccccaagtcccccatgtccccccgtgtcccccatctccccccgtatcccctcatgtccccccgtgtcacccccatgtccccccatgtccctgtgtccccatccatgtcccccccgtgtccccccatgtaCCCCCGtgtcacccccatgtcccccccatgtccccatccatgtccccccatgtccccccatgtccccatgtccccccccatgtcccatgtccccccgtCTCCCCCCTACacatccccccatgtcccccccatgtccccgtgtccccccccccgtgtccccccaccttCCAGGAGGCCGCCTTGAGGTTGAGGCAGCGCCCGCGCCCCGTCAGGGTGCTCTTCATCCGCAGGGAGAAGCTGCGCCCCgagcgctccccccgccgccgcggcaccgctgggggggggggtcggggtcagggggggctcaggggtgtttggggggctcccaggggtgctggggggggggcaggggtgtttggggggggtcccaggggagtCCCGAGGTGCTGGGGGGGAGGTCAGCggtgtttggggggggtcccgggggtgtttggggggtcccaggggagtcccggggtgctggggggggggggtcaggagTGGTTGGAGGGTCCCCGGGGTGTTtggggggtcccatgggtgctgggaggggctcaggggtgtttggggggggtcccagtggtgctgggggggtcaggggtgttttgggggtcccaggggagtcccggggtgctggggggggtcccgggggtctCACCCTGCCGGGGGCTGAGCACGTCCTGCAGCTCCTCGTGGTCACAGGGGTGCACGAAGTCGAAGACGCTGTGGCCGATCAGCtccagctggggtggggggggacgggggggggcacACGCTTCGCACCAGCACCCTCGCACCAGCACCCTGACGggccccaccccagcacccagttctcccccccccgccccctccaccacctccatgggtgccctggcccccccccccagccccccccccaactgcaGAGTtgtggggtgctgcccccccccgccccagccccccccccccaacctggctgagccccagcagccgGTTGACGTTCTCGGAGAGGAAGATCATGTCTCCCGCCTCGCTCAGCACCATCACGAAGCCGCTCAGCGCCTTCAGGTAGCACCCATCGACctcctcggccgccgccgcccaggCGCCtgcgggaggggtgggggggtcagggggctggggggggcagaggggggagctcagggggtccccagggtgctgcaggtgaagggaggggctgggggggcttgGAGGGAGGGGACTGGGGGACtcagggggtccccagggtgctgaGGGGGCCTATGGGtgctctgggggtccccagggtgctgaAGGGTCTGGGGGTTGAACAGGGGAGGCTGTGGGTGCTTGGGGGGAGTTGCTGGGGGAGCtcagggggtccccagggtgctcAGGGAGCCTACGGGTGCTCTGGGTGTCCCGGAAGGACCCAGAGGGTCCCACGGGTGTTTGGGGACCCCAGGAGGTCCCATGGGTGCCTGGGGGTCCCAGGAGACCCCAGAGGAAGCCCCAGGAGGTCCCATGGGTGCCCACAGGTCCCAGGAGGTCCCATGGGTGTTTGAGGTCCCCAGGAGGCCCCAGGAGGTCCCGTGGGTGCCCACGGGTCCCAGGAGGCCCCAGGAGGTCCCATGGGTGTTTGAGGTCCCCAGGAGGCCCCAGAGGAGGCTCCAGGAGGTCCCACAGGTCCCAGGAGGTCCCATGGGTGTTGGAGGTCCCCAGGAGGCCCCAGGAGGTCCCCTGGGTGCCCGCGGGGGCTCACCGGCGGCCAGCAGGCGGTGGACGCGCAGGTAGCTGATGGTGAGGCGCATGATGGAGGCCTTGTCGAGGTGGGCGCTGACGCCGCGGGCGAAGGGCAGGGTGTGCGCCAGCTGGTAGAACACCTCCGTCTCCCGGCTGCGCCGGCACCGCGCCGCGTCCCGCGAGCGCTCCTTCCGCAGCTCCGGCGTCGACCTGCCGGCACCCGGCGGCACCCCTGGGTGCTCGGGGGCGTCCCCCCGCTGCGCCCCGGGTACACACAGGGCACCCTGGGCACCCACCCtgcacccatcctgcaccccaAGGCACCATCAGGGCACCCTGGGCACCCAAAGTGCACCCACCCTGCACCCAACACTGTCACCAGGGGCACAAGGACACCCGGTGACACCAACAGCGTCACTGTGGGCACAGGGAGCTGCCGGGACACAGGGGGACAACGTGTGGGGGTGTGCGAGTGTGTCCAGGGACGTGTCGGGGTGTGCGGGTGGGCGTCAGGGGGGGTCTGTGTGTCGGGGGGTGTGTCCGTGTGGGTGTGCGGGGGGGTGTGTCTGGGGGTGTGTCTGTCTgtcgggggtgtgtgtgtgtgtgtgtgtgtgtgtgtgtcagtgtgtgtgtccgtgtgtccatgTGGGTGTGTCGGTGTGGGGGGGAGTTGGCACGTgcgtgtttgggggggggggtggtgtgtgtgtgtccgtgtgtcggtgtgtgtgtgtccgtccatgtgtgtgtgtgtgtccgtgtgtgtgtgtgttggtgtgtgtgtgtccgtccacgtgtgtgtgtgtgttggtgtgtgtgtgtcggggggtgtgggggggggagtgcgtgtgggtgtgggtgtgtcaGTGTGTGCATGTCCATGTCCATGTGTGTGGGCATGTTGGTGTGTGAGTccgtgtgtgtccgtgtgtccgtgtgttggtgtgtctgtgtgtctgtgtgtccgtgtgtccgtgtgtccgtgtgtgtgtgtgtgcatgtccgTGTGTCGGTGTGTCCGTGTGTcggtgtgtccgtgtgtctgtgtgtccgtgtgtccgtgtgtctgtgtgtccgtgtgtcggtgtgtctgtgtgtctgtgtgtccgtgtgtccgtgtgtccgtgtgtgtgtgtgtgcatgtccgTGTGtcggtgtgtctgtgtgtctgtgtgtccgtgtgtccgtgtgtccgtgtgtgtgtgtgcatgtccgTGTGTTGGTGTGTCCGTGTGtcggtgtgtctgtgtgtccgtgtgtccgtgtgtctgtgtgtccgtgtgtgtgcgtgtgcatgtcCGTGTGtcggtgtgtctgtgtgtccgtgtgtccgtgtgtccgtgtgtcgGTGTGTCCGTGTGTcggtgtgtccgtgtgtccatgTGTCAGTGTGTCGGTGTGTCCGTGTGTcggtgtgtccgtgtgtccgtgtgtgtgtgtgcatgtccgTGTGTCGGTGTGTCGGTGTGTCGGTGTGTCGGTGTGTCCGTGTGTcggtgtgtgtgtgcgtgtcggTGTGTGCGTGTCAGGCCCCGCGTGCCGCGGCCGGGACGGGCTGTTCCTCTCCTGTCCCTGGCGCGGTGCCCaggggccgcggccgggggacacggggggggggggggaacccaccGAGGGGCGGGGCCATGCTAATGTATACGGACGTATGCTAATGTATGCAAATGAGGGGCCAGCCCACACGTGCGCTGGCAGCTCCCGCCCCGGACAGGCTGCCCAACCCCCCCCCACCTGTGGCagcactgggagaactgggaggAACCGGACTGGGACCAGTATCAGGCTCCGACTAGGACCAGAACCGGGCACCGACTGGGACCAGAACTGAGCTCTAACTGGGACCAGAATCAGCACTAACTGGGGCCAGAACCAGACTTTAACTGGGACCAGAACTGGACTCTAACTGGGACCAGTATGAGCACTAACTGGGACCAGAACTGGACTCTAACTGGGACCAGAACCGGACTTTAACTGGGACCAGAACTGGACTCTAACTGGGACCAGAACCGGACTTTAACTGGGACCAGAACCAGACTCTAACTGGGACCAGAACTGAGCTCTAACTGGGACCAGACCCAGACTCTAACTGGGACCAGAACTGAGCTCTAACTGGGACCAGGGCCAGCACTAACTGGGACCAGAACCAGACTCTAACTGGGACCAGGGCCAGCACTAACTGGGACCAGAACTGAGCTCTAACTGGGACCAGAACCAGGCCGGACGGGTGGGGGGTGCCCGGACACTCGGGTCCCTTTGCAGcccccgggggctgtggggacccactgggtgctgtgggggtgtcccagggccccccccccccccccccaattggatgctgggggggggcagagggggggagGACAAACGTCCCCGGCCACGTCACGCCGAGGCCACACGTGacgtcacacacacacacacacacacacacgtggcccccccccaccctggggcgAGTGGCACCGCAGGTccttgcacacgcgtgtgcaccaGGTGGGGAGTCcggtgtcacacacacacacacaccccccaattCCTTGGGCTGGCACAGGCCTCgcacagctccctgctgccacaTGGCTCGCACGAGGAGGCACGAGGAGACACAAGGACGCACGCGGCTTGCACGAGGATGCACGAGGAGACACAAGGCTCACACGAGGAGGCACCAGGAGGCACGAGGCTCACACGAGGCTCACACGTGGCTTGCATGAGGCTTGCACAAGGACAGCACGCAGCTCTCACGCTCATGCACAAGGCTTGCACGAGGAGGCACGAGAACACGAGGCTCACACAAGGCTCACAAGAGGACGCATGAGGAGGCACAAGGATGGAGGATGCACAAGGACGCACGAGGCACACACGAGGCTCGCACAAGGCTCACACGAGGACACACGAGGAGGCACGAGGACGCACGAGGCCACACACGAGGCTCGCACGCGGCTCGCACGCTCGTGCACGAGGCTCACACGGGGACGCACGAGGAGGCACGAGATCGCACAAGCCTCACATGAGGACACACGACGCTCACACGAGGCTCACACGAGGCTCGTGCACGAGGCCGCGTCCAAGCTTCGCGCCGACACGTGGGGTgcacggggacacccccccagctCGCACGAGGACATCCACGAGCACCCCGCAGCTGCCACCCCTCGTGCGAGgacacccccccaaccccccccctgCTCATTAGTGGGTGtcacacgcccccccccccaggggggccccaccccccatccccctccGGGACTCTCCCCCGCCCTCAATGGCCGGATCCTGTCCCTGCCCCCCAAAAACTCCCCCCGGGACCCCCCTTTTGAGGGGCCGGCGGCTCCCAGGGGACCgtgccccgtgccccccccccgcccccaaggaaaggggccacatcctgccccccccccgccccccaacaaCCGCCCCCGGGACNNNNNNNNNNNNNNNNNNNNNNNNNNNNNNNNNNNNNNNNNNNNNNNNNNNNNNNNNNNNNNNNNNNNNNNNNNNNNNNNNNNNNNNNNNNNNNNNNNNNNNNNNNNNNNNNNNNNNNNNNNNNNNNNNNNNNNNNNNNNNNNNNNNNNNNNNNNNNNNNNNNNNNNNNNNNNNNNNNNNNNNNNNNNNNNNNNNNNNNNcagcagcagcacagggctcttgGCAAAGGGCTTTATTGAGgcacgacccccccccccccccatttccccccaaaAAGACACCAAATAAATATACAATAAAAAGCCAAACCAGCATTAAAAAGGGCAAtt is part of the Strix uralensis isolate ZFMK-TIS-50842 unplaced genomic scaffold, bStrUra1 scaffold_131, whole genome shotgun sequence genome and harbors:
- the HIF3A gene encoding LOW QUALITY PROTEIN: hypoxia-inducible factor 3-alpha (The sequence of the model RefSeq protein was modified relative to this genomic sequence to represent the inferred CDS: inserted 2 bases in 1 codon) yields the protein MSTPELRKERSRDAARCRRSRETEVFYQLAHTLPFARGVSAHLDKASIMRLTISYLRVHRLLAAGAWAAAAEEVDGCYLKALSGFVMVLSEAGDMIFLSENVNRLLGLSQLELIGHSVFDFVHPCDHEELQDVLSPRQAVPRRRGERSGRSFSLRMKSTLTGRGRCLNLKAASWKVLHCAGHMRSYAGAGGGDXPPLRCLVLICEAIPHPGAIETPLGSGTVLTRHSMDMKFTYCDDRIGEVAGYAPEELLGCSLYEYVHALDSDTLSRSVHTLLSKGQAVTSQYRFLAKRGGFLWAQTQATVIANSRSAQPEGIVCLHFVLSRVEQRGVVLSLEQTQRRGEGRRLPPPAPGPDTPDAILNLSLGVGGPRVLAFVRPAHVPEAVLQRDPRRFCSPELARLLAPIFDPPPAPPRRRPRSPSPPPGDELLFEVQKLFAGSPGPGTALQASPLDLAMLAPYIPMDGDFQLGGAEVPRGRGLRPPGPAPSAAAPPPRPRARSFPGRGPAPSRPGPALPRWGSDPALGPAPAPRPGRKRAREPSGEDPGAPLKRPELDPHLLPPLGLGLLLSGEDPPGLSPPLGQEPPLALLADGLTLPGTPPHPPLGPPQEETEGRPGGPPQGTCLESN